Proteins found in one Microbacterium sp. SSM24 genomic segment:
- the infA gene encoding translation initiation factor IF-1 yields MAKKDGVIEIEGVVSEALPNAMFRVELTNGHKVLATISGKMRQNYIRIIPEDRVVVELSPYDLTRGRIVYRYR; encoded by the coding sequence ATGGCGAAGAAAGACGGTGTCATCGAGATCGAGGGCGTCGTGTCCGAGGCCCTGCCCAACGCGATGTTCCGCGTTGAGCTGACCAACGGACACAAGGTGCTCGCCACGATCTCGGGAAAGATGCGGCAGAACTACATCCGCATCATCCCCGAGGACCGCGTGGTCGTCGAGCTCAGCCCGTACGACCTCACCCGCGGACGCATCGTCTACCGCTACCGCTAG